The genomic window GGCAGCCTCACGATTAGGATCGCAACGTCGCGATGAAATAACCTGCGCGTCTGCCCAAGCGCCAGACCAAGGGGTTGGACGGTCGCGCTGAGCGTATGCAACGCAATTGCACCACCGAGGAGCTGGATCACGATTGTCGCGCCTGCCCAGGCCTCACCCAGCACAAGCGGAACGAACTGATCGGCGATCAACGCGAAACCGAACCCGGCCGGAAAGGCGATCGCACACAGCATTGCTTGCGCCGACAGATAAGCTCGTTGAAGGGCGGCTTTGTCGTCCCTCAGCCTCACGAACGCGGGAAACAGCGTCCCGGCAAGCGGATTTGTTGCTTCTCGTGTCGGCGTCGCGGCCAGGTCGCTGCCCAGCACATATCCACCCAGGGCGGATTTCCCGAGAAAATATCCAATGATGATCTGGTCGAAACGCCAGTTCAGCGTGCTGACGGCCTGTCCGAGCGATAGCCACACAGAGAACGAGAATAGAGAGCGGCTACCCTTTATCCGGAATTTCGGTCGGAACGGCTGGATCAGATAAGAGGCGACGACATCGATGAAGTTGGCGACGACAGCCCCGGCGATCAGCGCCCAGTAGCTCCTGAAGCAAATGGCGATCCCGGAGGAGACGAGGATGGTAGCGAGCGCCCGGCTGCTGCTCGTCACAAATTCCTGCCAGAAGACGAGTTGACGCTGCATCATCGCTAGCATCGGATTTCGAAGGCCGGATATCACGATCGAACAGCTCAGGACCAACAGGATCGGAATCAAACGTCCATCGCCGTAGGACAAAGACACCGGATAAGCGAGCAACGACAGCAAGAGTGCGAGCAAGCAGGCGCGAGCCAGGCTCAACGTCCATGCGGCGTGGAATTGATCTTCACTTGGATCCTTATGGTGAATGAGCGCCGATGCCAAGGACAGTTCAGTCATCGACGTCAGAACAGCAATGATGGCCGTCGCGACGGCAACCAGGCCGAAATCCTCCGGCGTGAGCATTCTTGCCAATATGAGCGTGTTCAGGAAGCCGAGACTGGCAACCACCAGCCGGCTCACGCCGATCCAGGCAGCTCCGATGGCGATTGAATTTTTCGACAAAGGGGGCGCCGTACGCGCACCAATAGCGACCATTTTCAATGCTCGTTCATTGACAGATGGCCTCCAGTGCGCGCTCGAAGATGTCAGGCGCAACCTCGAAATCGAATGGACTGGGCCCAAACGCTCCCTGCGGGCGCGTTCCCTGGCTATCCCCCACGATGTAAGAATAGTCCGCGCCGGCGGACGATGCGATCGTGTAGTAGTAGGGATGCACGTGGTCTGAAGGGATCAGCTCCAGGACTTTCGTTCCAGGCGAGCAGAATACGAGATTGGTCAGCCCCGCACCATGTGGGCCAACGACAATCGAGCATTCCGAGAAAAACGCCGCTTCATCCTCAACGTCATCAAAGTCGTAGATCTGGAAGCCGAACTTTTTCAGTGCAGGCATCAGCTCTTCTTCGTTGGCAATCTTCCTTTGTCCTTTGCGCGGAACGTATACGCGCCTGTCGTGACGAAGCGGCGACTTGGCTACCTGTAAGCGGAAGAACTCCGTAAGCCATGGCGCATAGTTCCGTCGCAAGCCTGGAAACGAAGTGCCGATTACGAGATCGGCCTGGATATCCTCCTGGGCTGCCCACACGCACTTGTGCATTGGAATTCCAAGCCGGCGAACGAGTTTGGCTGCCGTTTCGGACGCAGGCTTGGGCAAATAGACCCAATCGACATCATCGAGCGACAGGCCACTTTTCTGAAATAGCGCCAAGCGTCCCAGGCAGTCGAGCAGGAAGTGCCCATAGTTTCCTCCGGCGAAATCACTCGCCAGCGAGAGACAGGTGCCGCTTAGCGGCAGCGGCGTCCCGTAGGCAATTGATCGCGGATGGCGCGAGAACGACGATCCGTACCAGGTGCTCTCGTAGAGCAGCGATCCATCCTCCGTCACGAGCCAGCCGTCGGGACCGAGGATGCGGGCCTTGTCCAGGCGGAGAATGCCTAGCTCGGGCATTCTGTTGTCAACGCTTTCACCGAAACCTGCGTCGCGGCTGCCGAATCGAACCGGCGGCTTCCGCGCCAGTACCTCTTCCTCGACGGCAGTCAGCCAAGTATGCGGATGTTCACGTCGCCACGTGCGATGATCACAAAGCCGGCTCGGGCTGCCGCGCAATGCACCACGGAGGATTTGCCTGACGGCGCGAACCTTTGAGTTCATGGACGACTACCATTGCAAGAGACACTGACCGTGACAGGCAAGCCCGCATGACGGCTCACCTGCCACGGCCAAAGCAAAATTCAGACCGACCTTCGGACAGCGTGCCGATCGCAATCAGCGGTACTCGGCTTGATCCAGATCAGACGGAGCTTGATGCAACCTTTGGATGCACCCATCCGATCAGCGGCGCACATGCAGCGACAATAGACGGCAAGATCTGGCTTTTTTTGGTTGGATCACCGTGGTGTCGCAAGCAACTGGGACTTCTTTGGGGCCGACCTCGCCCGCGACTTCAGCCGTCAGTTTGCTGCCCAGCAGATAGTTCCCTTCACGCGGCACGGCCGGCAGCGCAAATTCGATCACGCTGACGCCATCTTCCCCTTCCTTGCGAGAGACCTGTTGCAGCGGCTTCTTTGCCGATGCGACCATGACGCCGGTTGTTGCATCGAAGACGTAGGCATGAAGCGTTCGATTTGTCGGATAGTCGTCCGGAATCTTGATCGGAATTTCGATCTTGAGCGGATCGGTTGTGCTCAGTGACAATACCCCCGCATCCGGCTTCTTATCCGCTACCACATTCGTAACATTAAGGAATGTCGGCTTGGGCATGTCGTTGAGCGCCGCCCTATAGCCAAATTCATTCGGATCCGGTGTCACGTCGCTCGGGCCGCATTTTCGGCTTCCCCGCTCAGAGGACGTGAACTGGCAGACGCGAACGTAGTCGATCTTGAACGTCTGCGGAAAAGCCGCGTCATCGATCCCGTGCCGGCCGGCCCAGGCTGCTCCGCCGATGGCGAAATTGAGATCGATGTGCGCCGGCGGCCCCAACT from Bradyrhizobium zhanjiangense includes these protein-coding regions:
- a CDS encoding lipopolysaccharide biosynthesis protein, giving the protein MVAIGARTAPPLSKNSIAIGAAWIGVSRLVVASLGFLNTLILARMLTPEDFGLVAVATAIIAVLTSMTELSLASALIHHKDPSEDQFHAAWTLSLARACLLALLLSLLAYPVSLSYGDGRLIPILLVLSCSIVISGLRNPMLAMMQRQLVFWQEFVTSSSRALATILVSSGIAICFRSYWALIAGAVVANFIDVVASYLIQPFRPKFRIKGSRSLFSFSVWLSLGQAVSTLNWRFDQIIIGYFLGKSALGGYVLGSDLAATPTREATNPLAGTLFPAFVRLRDDKAALQRAYLSAQAMLCAIAFPAGFGFALIADQFVPLVLGEAWAGATIVIQLLGGAIALHTLSATVQPLGLALGQTRRLFHRDVAILIVRLPVIVAGLWLGGLLGLLVARVAVTLGGVVYNMVLVRELIDTSVSRQFLVNLRTALSTCTMIIVGLLTNLAFITSVGHESHVYARLIAVVLVGALAYVGSLFGFWRATGSPAGPEREILRILGAIANRFGKMGKSSMTIKQSGEQYE
- a CDS encoding glycosyltransferase family 61 protein, translated to MNSKVRAVRQILRGALRGSPSRLCDHRTWRREHPHTWLTAVEEEVLARKPPVRFGSRDAGFGESVDNRMPELGILRLDKARILGPDGWLVTEDGSLLYESTWYGSSFSRHPRSIAYGTPLPLSGTCLSLASDFAGGNYGHFLLDCLGRLALFQKSGLSLDDVDWVYLPKPASETAAKLVRRLGIPMHKCVWAAQEDIQADLVIGTSFPGLRRNYAPWLTEFFRLQVAKSPLRHDRRVYVPRKGQRKIANEEELMPALKKFGFQIYDFDDVEDEAAFFSECSIVVGPHGAGLTNLVFCSPGTKVLELIPSDHVHPYYYTIASSAGADYSYIVGDSQGTRPQGAFGPSPFDFEVAPDIFERALEAICQ